ATAAGGCCGTCGGCGACCTGAAGATTACCTACAGCCACATGGTGGCCAACTACCTGAAGATGGCAAGCGACCTTCGCAGCGCCGCTCTTCGCGCCGCTCCCGTGAACGTATACGCAGGCGGCATCTCCGTCTCGGACAAGGATACCGTCAAGGCCGACACGGATAGGACAGAGCCGTCGTTCTACCGCAACCAGTTCGACTACCCAGGCAGCACCGNNNNNNNNNNGTTCGTGTTAGGCGTGGGGGTGACGTAGATGGAAAAGGACTTCCTCGACATGCTCCCCCACACCATCACCACATACGCGCTTGTATCGCGCACCTCGGCGGGCTATCCTGTGGAAGCGCACAGCAGTACACCGTCAACATGGGCCGCAAGGATAACCGAGAAGTTCAAGCTCGTGCGCGACCGCACAGGCACGGAAACGGTATCCAGGGCAAACGCCGTGATAAACTGCACGGGCGCGCTCACGCTGGAACACAGGTTCGTGTTGCCCGATGGCAGCATTCCGCCGCTGATAGCGCTGCACAAGATTGCCGACCAGAAAGGCACGCATCACTACGTTGCGTACTGGTGAGCGCCATGGTGCAGAAGACGATAGAAGTACAGGTCGAAGGGCTTCAGGCGGTGCGCCAGGTGTTCGAGCAGTTGCGGCTGAAGACCCCTCATGCTGTCGCGGCTGCGCTCAACGTCGAGGGCGAGAAGATAATGACCTCCTCGAAGCAGACGTATGTGCCTGTGGACACGGGCGCACTCAAGGCCAGCGGCCATGTGAAGCCTCCCGAGGTCTCGGGCGGCGAGATAAGCGTGGTGCTGGCCTACGGTGGGCCTGCCGCAAGTTACGCGCTCTGGGTTCACGAGATACCGCCACCTCCCGAGAAGAGCTGGAGCGGAAGGTCGGCGCGTCACGAGCCTCCCACGCAGTGGAAGTACCTCGAAACTCCCGCGAAGGCCGCAATCCCCGGAATGGACGAACGTCTGGCTGCGGAGATGCGAAAGGAGCTGCCATGAGCCATGCTGCTGGATGAGATAGCCAAGCTGCTGCAGGACAACAGCATTGCCACCGTGGACACCGACCTGTTCAAGGGCGCTGCTCCCGCAACACCGCACACATGCACCACGCTGTACGAGACTCCCGGCATAGCGCCGACGTTCTGTATGAGCACAACGCCAGCGTTTGAACGCGCAGGACTGCAGGTAATAAACCGCTCTACGAATTACAGCACGGCGAGGAACAAGGCGGAGTCCATATACCGCAGGTTCATCGGCACGGGCAATGCGACGCTAAAGCCCACGTCCACGGCAACGGGCACGAAGTACCTCAACATAGAAGCAGTGCAGACGCCTTTCTATCTGGGGATTGACGACAACAAGCGCCACATGGTTTCGTGCAACTATCTGGTTTGGAAGCAACTCAGCACTTAGGAAGGGAGGGAGAGCATGGCTACAGGAATACACGGCAAGTCCACGCGAGTCTACGTCAATGGGTACAACCTCAGCACCTCCCTCCAGAGCATATCTTCCCCGGCGTCGGCAGATGTGGTGGAAACCACGCCGTTCAACACATCGGATAAGACGTACATCTCGGGCGGCGCGAAGAGCGGCACACTGACGTTCGGCGGCCTGTGGGCAGGCTCCACTGTGCAGACGGATTACGTGCTCAACGCCGCTCTGGGCGGCACTACCGCGATATGGTGCTACTACCCTGCGGGCGACAGCACAGGCAGCGTCGGGCGCGGCTTCAAGAGCAAGAACAACTCGTATGAGGTTACAGCTCCCGTGGCAGGCGTGGTGTCCATCTCAGGCGGCGGGCAGCTCACAGGCACACACCCGGACATCGTAAAGGTGCTGCAGCCACTCACCGCGCTTAACACCTCGGGCGTCTCCGCGAGCCTGGATAACGTCACCGAGACGAACAATGGCGCGAATGCCTACGCGCATTTCACGGCCTGCTCAACACACGGCTGCAAGGTAACGCTGCAGCACTCCTGCGCGGGTTCCACATGGGACGACCTGATTACGTTTTCCACGCAGAAGGCGCGTGGTGCGCTGTGGGGAGCTTCGACAGGCACACTTGTCAAGAGCATGACCCGCGCGGCGCGGGTGTTCACGGCGGGCGGTTCCGCCACACTGCACGTCGCCCTTGCACGCAAGTAAGGAGGGAATCAGCACATGGCGGGTTCTCACGGCAGATTCGCACAGTTCTCTCTGGAGGACGGCACCACTACGGCACGGATGTTGAGGGATTGGCTCACAAACATCTCCATGCCGAGGGCTGTTGACACCGCAGAGACCACTGTGTTTTCGACAACGGACAAGACCTATGTGATAGGTGCTAGAGGTGCCACAATCGGGCTTTCGGGCATATGGGACAGCACGATTGACGGCTATCTAGGGCCTATCGTGGGCAAGGAGAAAGACTTCATCTACTTCCCGAATACCACGGAGGCTTCCGCCGTCAAGTATTACGGCAGCGCGATAGTGACCGCCTACGATATACCCTTATCGGTCACAGCGGCGGTCACATGGACGGCAACGCTGCAGGTCACTGGTGCCATAACCAGAGGAACAGTCTAAGGAGAGTGACATCATGGGGAAAGTCAAACTGCTGACACGCGAACAGGTTCTGGGGGCGCGTGTGCAGGAGAAAGTGATTGAAGTGCCGCAGTGGGGGGGTTCCGTCAGAATTCGTGAACTCACGAAGCAGAAGGAACTCCTCCTGCGGTCTGTTGCCAGAACAGCGGACGGCCAGCGCGATGAGGCCGAATTCGAGAAGCAGCTTTTCCTGCAGTCCGTTGTAGAGCCTCAGTTCACAGCGGAGGATTACGAGCTGCTGA
This DNA window, taken from Dehalococcoidia bacterium, encodes the following:
- a CDS encoding minor capsid protein, whose translation is MLLDEIAKLLQDNSIATVDTDLFKGAAPATPHTCTTLYETPGIAPTFCMSTTPAFERAGLQVINRSTNYSTARNKAESIYRRFIGTGNATLKPTSTATGTKYLNIEAVQTPFYLGIDDNKRHMVSCNYLVWKQLST